In Geminocystis sp. NIES-3709, a single genomic region encodes these proteins:
- a CDS encoding DNA topoisomerase (ATP-hydrolyzing) subunit A, translated as MAQQLNLLSQGQIIPTALHTEMERSYLEYAMSVIVGRALPDVRDGLKPVHRRILYAMYELGLTPDRPFRKCARVVGDVLGKYHPHGDQAVYDAMVRLVQDFSSRYPLLSGHGNFGSVDNDPAAAMRYTESRLSGISYETMLMDVNDSTVDFTSNFDNSNQEPVVLPAKLPILLLNGCSGIAVGMATNIPPHNLNEIVDALIALIDEPDLSNEKLLKLVPGPDFPTSGEIIDQNGIKEAYLTGKGIIPVRGVATIEQLKSHKKRSREKTAIIVTELPFQVNKAAWIEKVAELVNQGKINDIADIRDESDRQGIRVVIELKKDGEPQHILNQLYKQTALQSNFGVIMLGLVNNKPCQLSLKEMLTEFLSFRETTLTRQYNYELIEKQEKVHLLEGLLIALKQLKKVIEILSNSPDGTIAKNSLQERLKISESQANSILSMPLRRITGLEKQKIEEEFTQLQTRITQLQELLGDRKELLKALKKELRSFKRKFGDDRRTKITNKIAISVTPEKQKQSKFPQEELPLLLNQPLPEDAIAQITAKGKIYWQRQNEIDTTPIVKKTTDLIVYQELIGKQEQIIAFFDSGKAYPIPTAEIPPYPAKQTIEKLVSNSAMQDNHQPINYLCLHADTKSSLLLLTKGGFLKRVSIQELDGIGNRGFQLIKLKPQDSLKYILPVNDGEELAVATNGGRLLRYSITEENMSIMGRSAQGSIGIKLKYGEEIVGCLGVNNNSNIALISQLGYAKILPINTIRKVNLGQLGTQAFRFKDKNDRLQSILSIDHSQNIIVKTNLDGRHLIDVNKLTPNGEKSIVKLQSEEIIILALNWFGQLTSS; from the coding sequence ATGGCACAGCAATTAAATTTATTAAGTCAAGGTCAAATAATTCCCACTGCACTACATACAGAAATGGAGCGATCGTACTTAGAATACGCCATGAGTGTGATCGTAGGTCGAGCTTTGCCAGATGTAAGAGACGGTTTAAAACCAGTCCATAGGCGTATATTATATGCTATGTATGAATTAGGATTGACACCCGATCGACCCTTTAGAAAGTGTGCTAGAGTAGTGGGCGATGTGCTGGGGAAATATCACCCTCACGGAGATCAAGCGGTGTATGATGCAATGGTACGCTTGGTACAAGATTTTTCTAGTCGCTATCCTTTACTCTCAGGTCATGGTAACTTTGGTAGTGTGGATAATGATCCTGCGGCGGCAATGCGTTACACAGAAAGTCGCTTATCCGGTATTTCCTACGAAACCATGTTAATGGATGTCAACGATTCTACGGTTGATTTTACCAGTAATTTTGATAACTCTAATCAAGAACCTGTTGTTTTACCAGCAAAACTTCCCATACTTTTACTCAATGGATGTTCGGGAATTGCCGTTGGTATGGCAACAAATATTCCTCCTCATAACTTAAACGAAATTGTTGATGCTTTGATTGCATTAATTGATGAACCAGATTTAAGTAACGAAAAACTGTTAAAATTAGTACCAGGTCCTGATTTTCCAACTTCAGGAGAGATTATTGACCAAAATGGCATAAAAGAGGCATATTTGACGGGAAAAGGCATTATTCCTGTTAGAGGTGTAGCCACAATTGAACAATTAAAGTCTCATAAAAAACGTAGCCGAGAAAAAACTGCCATCATCGTCACAGAGTTACCCTTCCAAGTTAATAAAGCGGCATGGATTGAGAAAGTAGCAGAATTAGTTAATCAGGGAAAAATTAATGATATTGCTGATATTCGAGACGAAAGCGATCGACAAGGTATTAGAGTCGTGATAGAATTAAAAAAAGATGGTGAACCTCAACATATTCTAAATCAACTCTATAAACAAACCGCTTTGCAAAGTAATTTTGGAGTAATAATGCTAGGTTTAGTTAATAATAAACCCTGTCAATTATCTCTAAAGGAAATGTTAACAGAATTTTTGAGCTTTAGAGAAACCACTTTAACTAGACAATATAATTATGAGTTAATAGAAAAACAAGAGAAAGTTCATTTATTAGAAGGTTTATTAATTGCCTTAAAACAACTGAAAAAAGTTATCGAAATTTTATCTAATTCTCCTGATGGTACTATTGCAAAAAATAGCCTTCAAGAAAGATTAAAAATTAGCGAATCTCAAGCTAATTCTATTTTATCTATGCCTTTAAGACGCATTACAGGGTTAGAAAAACAAAAAATTGAAGAAGAATTTACCCAATTACAAACTCGTATCACTCAACTCCAAGAGTTATTAGGGGATAGGAAAGAGTTATTAAAAGCCTTAAAAAAAGAATTGCGTAGTTTTAAACGTAAATTTGGAGACGATCGACGTACTAAAATAACTAATAAGATAGCCATTTCTGTGACTCCAGAGAAACAAAAACAATCTAAATTTCCCCAAGAAGAATTACCCCTTCTTCTCAATCAACCATTACCAGAAGATGCCATAGCCCAAATTACTGCTAAAGGGAAGATTTATTGGCAAAGGCAAAATGAGATTGATACAACACCCATAGTAAAAAAAACTACCGATTTAATCGTTTATCAGGAATTAATAGGCAAACAAGAACAAATTATCGCTTTTTTTGATAGTGGCAAAGCCTATCCTATCCCTACTGCCGAAATTCCTCCTTATCCTGCCAAACAAACCATCGAGAAATTGGTGTCAAATAGTGCTATGCAGGATAACCACCAACCTATTAACTACTTATGCCTTCATGCTGACACAAAATCAAGTTTATTGTTATTAACGAAAGGAGGATTTTTGAAACGGGTAAGTATTCAAGAGTTAGATGGTATAGGCAACAGAGGTTTTCAGCTCATCAAATTAAAACCCCAAGACTCCTTAAAATATATTTTACCTGTAAATGACGGAGAAGAGTTAGCCGTGGCCACAAATGGAGGCAGACTTTTACGTTATAGTATCACAGAAGAAAATATGTCAATTATGGGAAGATCTGCACAAGGTAGTATTGGGATTAAACTTAAATATGGAGAAGAAATTGTCGGTTGTTTAGGAGTAAATAATAATAGTAATATCGCCTTAATTTCTCAGTTGGGTTACGCTAAAATTCTACCTATCAATACTATTCGCAAAGTTAATTTAGGGCAACTTGGTACTCAGGCTTTTCGTTTTAAGGATAAGAACGATCGTTTACAGAGTATCCTTTCTATAGATCATAGTCAAAATATTATCGTCAAAACTAATCTTGATGGGCGACATTTAATTGATGTTAATAAGTTAACTCCAAATGGAGAAAAATCGATCGTCAAACTGCAATCTGAAGAAATAATAATTTTGGCATTGAATTGGTTTGGACAGTTGACAAGTAGTTAA
- a CDS encoding SLC13 family permease has product MALWQSLVGLVIIISYIGLGLGYLPGLRLNRATIALIAAAILITLGVLTLKEAWLAIDANTIIFLLSMMIINAYLSYSGFFSLSLRFLLTFTLSPFILIVLLTISTGFLSALFLNDTLVLVATPFVLQLTSQLKLNPIPYLLSIAGATNIGSLATLNGNPQNILIGSFSGISYLEFTQALIFPSIFGLLIQIALLWLLYPEIRSTQPIIPPKLTPMRIHRRILQKTLIVTLILLIAFVLGSPLTESAFLAAAILLITRRLKPHKILTQID; this is encoded by the coding sequence ATGGCACTATGGCAAAGTTTAGTCGGATTAGTAATTATCATTAGTTACATCGGTTTAGGATTGGGTTATCTTCCCGGATTAAGACTAAATCGAGCAACCATCGCATTAATAGCGGCGGCAATACTTATTACTTTGGGAGTATTAACTTTAAAAGAAGCATGGTTAGCCATTGATGCTAATACCATTATTTTTTTACTGAGTATGATGATTATTAATGCTTATCTATCCTATAGTGGTTTTTTTAGTCTGAGTTTAAGATTTTTATTGACATTTACCCTTAGTCCTTTTATTTTAATCGTTTTACTCACTATTTCTACTGGTTTTCTCTCCGCTTTGTTTCTTAATGATACTCTAGTCTTAGTTGCCACTCCTTTTGTCTTACAGTTAACTTCTCAATTAAAATTAAATCCTATTCCTTATCTATTATCGATCGCTGGTGCTACAAACATAGGATCATTAGCCACTCTTAACGGAAATCCTCAAAATATCTTAATTGGCTCATTTTCTGGCATAAGTTATTTAGAATTTACTCAAGCCTTAATTTTTCCTTCGATTTTTGGACTATTAATACAAATAGCTCTATTATGGTTATTATATCCAGAAATTCGATCGACTCAACCGATAATCCCGCCAAAATTAACCCCAATGCGGATTCATAGGAGGATTTTGCAAAAAACATTGATAGTAACACTAATATTATTGATCGCTTTTGTTTTAGGTTCTCCTCTTACAGAAAGCGCATTTCTAGCCGCAGCCATTTTGTTAATTACTCGTCGTCTTAAACCACACAAAATATTAACACAGATAGATTAG
- the lptC gene encoding LPS export ABC transporter periplasmic protein LptC translates to MLLKKSISTILLCFLLISCQGNNKTEDVGDTDFKREIEQGLVLYNAILEQSNAKGQILWRLSTKKAIYTQDKESAILDDLTGNLFENGKIILKVSAKKGEVKNEGKEIYLSGDIIAFDIRNKAEFKGDMLLWKPEENVMLMEGNQGITANHTKLVVKAKQAKYNTKTQLLELDKDILATTKNPSLLLKTQHLYWQIPENKIIGNTLLDMVRYDDKKLVTDKLKSNQAEIDLDLNVATINGEIEYQSLEPPLQVATNRITWYYVDRKMRSNDPTKLVQAKDNMTLTANNVDFNLGENQVYLQGGIYGQAEKNEVEIYADNLVWNLDNQQINADGNVFYKQINPDFNLRGISAIGKLQDKNITVKGNQDNPVTTIIYSNES, encoded by the coding sequence ATGTTATTAAAAAAATCAATTTCTACAATTTTACTCTGTTTTTTATTAATCAGTTGTCAAGGAAATAATAAAACAGAAGATGTGGGAGATACTGATTTTAAAAGAGAAATAGAACAAGGATTAGTCCTTTATAATGCCATTTTAGAACAGTCCAACGCAAAAGGACAAATTTTATGGCGTTTAAGTACCAAAAAAGCTATTTATACCCAAGATAAAGAAAGTGCTATTTTAGATGATTTAACAGGTAATTTATTTGAGAATGGTAAAATTATTTTAAAGGTTAGTGCCAAAAAAGGAGAGGTTAAAAATGAAGGAAAAGAAATATATTTATCTGGTGATATTATAGCTTTTGATATTCGTAATAAAGCAGAATTTAAAGGAGATATGCTTCTTTGGAAACCAGAAGAAAATGTGATGTTAATGGAAGGAAATCAAGGAATAACTGCTAATCATACAAAATTAGTAGTTAAAGCAAAACAAGCTAAATATAACACAAAAACTCAACTATTAGAATTAGATAAAGATATTTTAGCTACTACAAAGAATCCTTCTTTACTGTTAAAAACTCAGCATTTATATTGGCAAATTCCTGAGAATAAAATCATCGGTAATACCTTACTCGATATGGTACGTTATGATGATAAAAAATTGGTAACAGATAAGTTAAAAAGCAATCAAGCTGAAATTGATTTAGATCTCAATGTAGCAACAATTAATGGTGAAATTGAGTATCAATCCTTAGAACCACCATTACAAGTAGCAACCAATAGAATTACTTGGTATTATGTCGATCGAAAAATGCGATCGAATGATCCAACAAAATTAGTTCAAGCAAAAGATAATATGACTTTAACAGCTAATAATGTAGATTTTAATTTAGGAGAAAATCAAGTTTATTTACAAGGTGGAATTTATGGACAAGCTGAAAAAAATGAAGTGGAAATTTATGCTGATAATTTAGTTTGGAATTTAGATAATCAACAAATAAATGCTGATGGAAATGTGTTTTATAAACAGATAAATCCTGATTTTAATTTACGAGGAATAAGTGCCATCGGCAAATTGCAAGACAAAAATATTACAGTAAAAGGAAATCAAGATAATCCTGTCACTACCATAATTTATAGTAACGAATCATAA
- the def gene encoding peptide deformylase, whose product MNQEILQIGNPILRKIALEVTDIHNQKIQTLIDNLLTLTKQRHGVGIAAPQIGESCRVIIISSHPNIRYPDAPFMPPMAMINPRIVSHSEELIMGMEGCLSVENRRGNVPRYKDIMVEYVDRDGNSERKEYNDFIARIIQHELDHLNGILFVDHIQEE is encoded by the coding sequence ATGAATCAAGAAATTTTACAAATTGGCAACCCTATTTTAAGGAAAATCGCATTGGAAGTTACAGATATTCATAATCAAAAAATACAAACTTTGATTGATAATTTGTTGACTCTTACTAAACAGCGTCATGGTGTTGGTATTGCCGCCCCTCAAATTGGGGAATCTTGTCGTGTTATTATTATATCTTCTCATCCTAATATTCGTTATCCTGATGCACCTTTTATGCCACCAATGGCGATGATTAATCCTCGTATTGTAAGTCATTCAGAAGAATTAATCATGGGAATGGAAGGTTGTCTCAGTGTTGAAAATAGACGAGGAAATGTGCCACGATATAAAGATATTATGGTAGAATATGTCGATCGAGATGGCAACAGTGAAAGAAAAGAATATAATGATTTTATTGCTAGAATTATTCAACATGAATTAGATCATCTTAATGGTATTCTTTTTGTCGATCATATTCAAGAAGAATAA
- a CDS encoding lecithin retinol acyltransferase family protein translates to MAFGDQIYVWREFANLSGVYQHHGIDVGDGSVIHYRKPSEIIEQTSFETFSKNNRVYVRQYPDGFSFIPEVVVKRSWSRLGENKYNLLFNNCEHFATWCKIGISESKQIEDFIPTIKNVDTYKLLEPLKQAFQGRDQNNSDKLVNNALDQIRTVWDQIQPKYRQNIEEMNTWQKVATQALKNNREDLAKEALKRKIECKKNAQSLEKELEKLASMTENLLKQ, encoded by the coding sequence ATGGCATTTGGAGATCAAATTTATGTTTGGCGTGAATTCGCTAATCTTAGTGGAGTTTATCAACATCACGGTATTGATGTTGGAGACGGTAGCGTTATTCATTATCGTAAACCTAGTGAAATTATCGAGCAAACTTCTTTTGAAACTTTTAGTAAAAATAATCGGGTTTATGTACGTCAATATCCCGATGGTTTTTCATTTATTCCTGAAGTGGTAGTAAAAAGGAGTTGGAGTCGTTTGGGAGAAAATAAATATAATTTGTTGTTTAATAATTGTGAACATTTTGCCACTTGGTGTAAAATTGGCATCAGTGAAAGTAAACAGATTGAAGATTTTATTCCTACTATTAAAAATGTCGATACGTATAAATTATTAGAACCTTTAAAACAAGCATTTCAAGGAAGAGATCAAAACAATTCTGATAAATTAGTAAATAATGCTTTAGATCAAATTAGGACAGTTTGGGATCAAATTCAACCAAAATATCGTCAAAATATAGAAGAAATGAATACTTGGCAAAAAGTTGCTACTCAAGCATTAAAAAATAATCGAGAAGATTTAGCAAAGGAAGCCTTAAAAAGAAAAATTGAATGTAAAAAAAATGCTCAATCTTTAGAAAAAGAACTGGAAAAATTAGCTAGTATGACAGAAAATTTATTAAAACAATAG
- a CDS encoding PAS domain S-box protein yields the protein MFEASKSPPISDNFITVALDTPLLEVITKISKRHSKLYNRNNRENFSVSCALVVSNNRLVGLITERDIVKLSAQLLPLDKMVAAEVMTRDLITFSSDKLVNIIDLIDIFKQYHIRHLPIVNDQDEVVGLVTPDTIRSSLQPLDLLRHRNISDVMRQNIIYALPHQTVIDLINLMVNNHISCVVIAEKTERETIKPVGIITERDIVRYQALRLDLRCTEAKEVMTQPVKVISADESLWNAHQFMQNNQLRRLIVVDSLGDLTGIITQSSVLEGIDPRELQGVISVLERQVEMLQTEKTKLLKQLLKEQKQNLQSVEKKGKLISDIALRIRSSLDLNTILQTAVDEILSILEVDRVVIYHFDGNSSGGIAVEAVKNSELSLVDYIVKDECFTPQWLNSATSFQTKAIEDVSVANINSCHRQLLQSFHIKANLVVSIIVNDRLWGLLIVHDCTNPHPWLSEEIEFLEQLSVQLAIGIQQATLLKQVREGSADLESKVNKRTIELQAINYKYEQELIKSKQIASELTRTQKTLSGILDVANDAIISINQQQNIILFNQGANKIFGYTPEDVIGKPLDILLPQRFINIHHHHVEDFESSSQINAYRQMTDDKERLVFGCRKDGSEFPAEASISKLKTENEVIFTVILRDVTDKVALEAERRQLAYFLEVSLNEIYVFSADTLKFIYANRGALQNIGYDLKTLQKMTPLDIKPEYSEETFKQLINPLLSQEKEILVFQTIHTRQDKSCYPVEIHLQLVKQNDNSVFLAIATDITSRKQAEEALKETEKRFQMMADNAPVLIWVSEKNSLCNYFNKTWLDFTGHTLQEEIAQGWLSNVHPDDEKSCRDIYLSCFQRRFPLQMEYRMRRFDGKYCWFLNVGIPRYDQSGEFLGYIGSCTNINDRKIAENQLQQQLNKSLLLAKITDKIRQTLNPDEIFATAAQEIGKAFRVNQALIFTCQFSTDNYPEKIVCVSEYNHENYSSLIGYEISISNNPYMEYVFQQEKAVPINNIENHPLLSSLQDLLEMMSLKSLMTCGTFYHGKVNGTIGLHHCDRYHQWTEEEIELLEAVAAQLGIAIAQADLLKKEKQRLHQLALKNKLLQQARKEADLANQAKSEFLAMMSHEIRTPMNGVIGMINLLEDTPLTPQQLDNVTTIRHSGESLLVIINDILDFSKIESGKLELENQPFNLLESVKSVIDLLQFQAQKKQLHLSYYYEEETPYFFVGDVTRIRQILVNLIGNSLKFTEKGFVSLSITSQKQAQENYQIKFSITDTGIGIPPERLNRLFKAFSQVDASTTRKYGGTGLGLAISRRLAEIMGGEMGVVSEVGQGSTFWFTIVLKSVAISILQNNQSNNDIVISSLNLPLKILLAEDNIVNQKVAILTLKKLGYTVDIAVDGLQVIDKVQSQDYDVIFMDVQMPNMDGLQATQWIRANHPIQPYIIAMTANAMEGDRQICLEAGMNDYVSKPIKVECIRKALINLRVNGE from the coding sequence ATGTTTGAAGCCTCCAAAAGTCCGCCTATAAGTGATAATTTTATTACTGTTGCTTTAGATACCCCTTTATTAGAAGTAATTACAAAAATTAGTAAGCGTCATTCCAAACTATACAATCGGAATAATCGTGAAAACTTTTCTGTAAGTTGTGCGTTAGTGGTAAGTAATAATCGTCTAGTGGGATTAATTACGGAAAGAGATATTGTTAAATTATCGGCACAATTATTACCTTTAGATAAAATGGTAGCGGCGGAGGTGATGACAAGAGATTTAATTACTTTTTCCTCGGATAAGTTAGTAAATATTATTGATTTAATCGATATTTTTAAACAATATCATATTCGTCATTTACCTATTGTGAACGATCAAGATGAAGTAGTTGGTTTAGTTACTCCAGACACTATTCGATCGAGCTTACAACCTTTAGATTTACTAAGACATCGTAATATTAGCGATGTAATGCGGCAAAATATAATTTATGCCTTACCTCATCAAACAGTTATAGATTTGATTAATTTGATGGTGAATAATCATATCAGTTGTGTCGTAATTGCAGAAAAAACCGAGAGAGAGACGATTAAGCCTGTTGGCATTATTACGGAAAGAGATATAGTACGTTATCAGGCTTTAAGATTAGATTTAAGATGCACAGAAGCTAAAGAAGTGATGACTCAACCGGTAAAGGTAATTTCTGCTGATGAATCTCTCTGGAATGCCCATCAATTTATGCAAAATAACCAATTACGGCGATTGATAGTGGTAGATTCTTTAGGAGATTTAACGGGAATTATCACTCAAAGTAGCGTTTTAGAAGGAATTGATCCTAGAGAACTACAGGGAGTAATATCAGTTTTAGAACGTCAAGTAGAAATGTTACAAACAGAAAAAACCAAGCTGTTAAAACAATTGCTTAAAGAACAAAAACAAAATTTACAGTCTGTAGAAAAAAAAGGTAAGCTAATATCGGACATAGCTTTACGAATTCGCTCATCTTTAGATTTAAATACTATTTTACAAACTGCCGTTGATGAAATTCTTTCTATTTTAGAAGTTGATAGGGTAGTTATTTATCATTTTGATGGTAACAGTAGCGGAGGTATCGCTGTAGAGGCAGTCAAAAATTCAGAATTATCCCTTGTTGATTATATTGTTAAAGATGAATGTTTCACCCCACAATGGTTAAATTCTGCCACATCATTTCAGACAAAAGCGATTGAAGATGTCTCCGTTGCCAATATTAATTCCTGTCATCGACAATTATTACAAAGTTTTCATATTAAAGCTAACTTAGTGGTGTCGATTATTGTAAATGATAGACTATGGGGTTTATTAATAGTCCATGATTGTACTAATCCTCATCCTTGGTTATCAGAAGAAATAGAATTTTTGGAACAGTTATCTGTACAATTAGCCATAGGTATTCAACAAGCTACTTTGTTAAAACAAGTACGAGAAGGTAGTGCAGATTTAGAATCGAAAGTAAATAAGCGCACGATCGAGTTACAAGCCATTAACTATAAATATGAGCAAGAATTAATCAAATCTAAACAGATAGCATCAGAATTAACTCGTACTCAAAAAACTTTATCAGGGATTCTGGATGTAGCCAATGATGCCATTATCTCGATAAATCAACAACAAAATATTATTTTATTTAATCAAGGTGCGAATAAAATATTTGGTTATACCCCAGAAGATGTGATAGGTAAACCTTTAGACATATTATTACCCCAAAGATTTATAAATATTCATCATCATCATGTGGAAGATTTTGAATCATCTTCTCAGATTAATGCTTATCGACAAATGACTGATGATAAGGAAAGGTTAGTTTTTGGGTGTCGTAAAGATGGAAGTGAATTTCCCGCAGAGGCTTCTATTTCAAAATTAAAAACAGAAAATGAGGTTATTTTTACCGTCATTTTAAGAGATGTCACTGATAAAGTTGCCTTAGAAGCAGAAAGAAGACAATTAGCTTATTTTCTCGAAGTCAGTCTTAATGAGATTTATGTTTTTTCAGCAGATACTCTTAAATTTATCTATGCCAATCGAGGTGCGTTGCAAAATATTGGTTATGATTTAAAAACTCTCCAAAAAATGACTCCTCTTGATATTAAACCTGAATATTCTGAGGAAACATTTAAACAATTAATCAACCCTCTTTTAAGTCAGGAAAAAGAAATCCTTGTTTTTCAAACTATTCATACCCGTCAAGATAAATCTTGTTATCCTGTAGAAATTCATCTACAATTAGTTAAACAAAATGACAATTCTGTATTTTTAGCGATCGCTACAGATATAACATCACGAAAACAAGCAGAAGAAGCATTAAAAGAAACGGAAAAACGTTTTCAAATGATGGCAGATAATGCACCAGTATTAATTTGGGTTTCAGAAAAAAATAGTTTATGTAATTATTTTAATAAAACATGGTTAGACTTTACAGGGCATACTCTACAAGAAGAAATAGCACAAGGTTGGTTATCCAATGTGCATCCCGATGATGAAAAATCCTGTCGTGATATTTATCTTTCTTGTTTTCAACGACGTTTTCCTTTACAAATGGAATATCGTATGCGTCGTTTTGATGGGAAATATTGTTGGTTTTTAAATGTAGGTATTCCTCGTTATGATCAATCAGGAGAGTTTTTGGGTTATATTGGTTCCTGTACTAATATAAACGATCGAAAAATTGCTGAGAATCAACTACAACAGCAATTAAATAAGAGCCTATTATTAGCTAAAATTACTGATAAAATCCGTCAAACATTAAATCCTGATGAGATATTTGCCACCGCCGCCCAAGAAATTGGTAAAGCCTTCAGAGTTAATCAAGCCTTAATTTTTACCTGTCAATTTTCTACTGATAACTATCCGGAAAAAATAGTTTGCGTTTCTGAATATAATCATGAGAATTATTCTTCTCTCATCGGTTATGAAATCTCCATCAGTAATAATCCTTACATGGAATATGTTTTTCAACAAGAAAAAGCCGTACCTATCAACAATATCGAAAATCATCCTTTACTCTCCAGCTTACAGGATTTGTTAGAAATGATGTCTCTTAAATCCTTAATGACTTGCGGTACTTTTTATCATGGTAAAGTTAATGGTACTATAGGACTTCATCACTGCGATCGTTATCATCAATGGACAGAAGAAGAAATAGAATTATTAGAAGCCGTAGCCGCACAATTAGGTATAGCCATCGCCCAAGCAGATTTACTCAAGAAAGAAAAACAAAGATTACATCAACTTGCCCTAAAAAATAAATTATTACAACAAGCCCGAAAAGAAGCAGACTTAGCCAACCAAGCTAAAAGTGAATTTTTAGCGATGATGAGTCATGAAATACGAACTCCCATGAATGGAGTTATTGGCATGATTAACCTTTTGGAAGATACTCCCTTAACTCCTCAACAATTAGATAATGTCACGACGATTCGTCATAGTGGCGAAAGCTTATTAGTGATCATAAACGATATATTAGACTTTTCCAAAATAGAATCAGGCAAACTGGAATTAGAAAATCAACCCTTTAATCTCTTAGAATCGGTTAAAAGTGTGATCGATTTATTGCAATTTCAAGCTCAAAAAAAACAACTCCACCTTAGCTATTACTATGAGGAAGAAACTCCTTACTTTTTTGTCGGTGATGTTACCCGCATCAGACAAATTTTGGTTAATCTTATTGGTAACTCCCTAAAATTTACCGAGAAAGGTTTCGTATCACTTTCTATCACCAGTCAAAAACAAGCCCAAGAAAATTATCAAATTAAATTTTCCATCACAGATACAGGTATTGGCATTCCCCCAGAAAGACTAAACCGTTTATTTAAAGCCTTTTCACAGGTAGATGCTTCTACCACTCGCAAATATGGCGGTACAGGATTAGGATTAGCTATAAGTAGGCGTTTAGCAGAAATAATGGGAGGAGAGATGGGAGTAGTATCAGAGGTAGGACAAGGATCAACTTTTTGGTTTACTATTGTCTTAAAATCTGTTGCTATATCCATACTTCAAAATAATCAATCTAATAATGATATTGTGATAAGTAGCTTAAATCTTCCTTTAAAAATTCTTTTAGCTGAGGATAACATTGTTAACCAGAAGGTTGCCATTTTAACCTTAAAAAAATTAGGTTATACAGTAGATATTGCTGTTGATGGTTTACAAGTAATTGATAAAGTACAATCTCAAGATTATGATGTGATTTTTATGGATGTACAAATGCCTAATATGGATGGTTTACAAGCTACCCAATGGATTCGAGCAAATCATCCCATTCAACCTTATATTATAGCGATGACAGCTAATGCCATGGAAGGCGATCGACAAATCTGTCTTGAAGCAGGAATGAATGATTATGTATCTAAACCCATTAAGGTAGAGTGTATTAGGAAAGCATTAATTAATCTAAGAGTTAATGGTGAATAA